Proteins encoded together in one Anas acuta chromosome 10, bAnaAcu1.1, whole genome shotgun sequence window:
- the TERF2IP gene encoding telomeric repeat-binding factor 2-interacting protein 1 isoform X2, producing the protein MAARGKAEAGRSRQLFLWDDGRPMRFYVRPGLTKLRLAPLLLAGGGRLCRIQEPDAVLLAQAGEQAPGGAVSAEYVTECIKRNQRLPLEPFRLPAAPPPPPAASPRGRLAFTEAEDAALLQAVRGRGGRRVGGRALWKELERAGLTRHSWQAMRDRYLRHLRPLRGEPKQAEEERARGMGIFEAANREFESDESESDTSDALEELPTQVGGGKPPGETASGLETGMEDCAFPGTQLQREDRPRSTCSSSSVVGEVVKTMRHFMERFNVDLFTVTQAFLKNTGEVETTSYFLQTGQRLDGYPVWSREDDLELQKDDEHVRSKLIAKFGAENVAKRVAFRRS; encoded by the exons ATGGCGGCGCGCGGGAAAGCGGAGGCAGGGCGCTCGCGGCAGCTGTTCCTGTGGGACGACGGGAGGCCGATGCGCTTCTACGTGCGGCCCGGGCTGACCAAGCTGCGCCTGGCGCCCCTGCTGctggcgggcggcgggcggctgTGCCGCATCCAGGAGCCGGACGCCGTGCTCCTGGCGCAGGCCGGCGAGCAGGCGCCCGGCGGGGCCGTCTCCGCCGAGTACGTGACGGAGTGCATAAAGCGCAACCAGCGCCTGCCGCTGGAGCCCTTCCGGCtgcccgccgcgccgcccccgccgcccgccgcctcGCCGCGCGGCCGCCTCGCCTTCACGGAGGCGGAGGACGCGGCGCTGCTGCAGGCCGTGCGCGGGCGGGGCGGGAGGCGGGTGGGCGGCAGGGCGCTGTGGAAGGAGCTGGAGCGGGCCGGCCTGACGCGGCACTCCTGGCAGGCCATGCGCGACCGCTACCTGCGGCACTTGAGGCCGCTGCGCGGGG AGCCCAAGCAGGCGGAGGAGGAGCGCGCACGAGGCATGGGCATTTTCGAGGCAGCGAATCGGGAGTTTGAAAGCGACGAG TCGGAAAGTGACACCTCAGATGCTTTAGAAGAACTTCCTACACAAGTTGGAGGGGGAAAGCCTCCAGGTGAAACAGCATCTGGTTTGGAGACTGGGATGGAGGACTGTGCTTTCCCTGGCACTCAGTTACAAAGGGAAGACAGACCAAGAAGCACTTGCTCTTCTTCCAGTGTGGTGGGAGAAGTAGTGAAAACTATGCGGCACTTCATGGAAAGGTTTAACGTGGACCTGTTCACTGTTACACAGGCCTTTCTGAAAAACACTGGTGAAGTGGAGACTACATCATACTTTCTGCAGACAGGGCAGCGTTTGGATGGATACCCCGTGTGGAGCAGAGAGGACGATTTAGAATTGCAAAAGGATGATGAGCATGTTAGAAGTAAATTGATAGCAAAATTTGGAGCTGAAAATGTAGCAAAGCGAGTAGCATTTAGGAGAAGTTAG
- the TERF2IP gene encoding telomeric repeat-binding factor 2-interacting protein 1 isoform X1, whose protein sequence is MAARGKAEAGRSRQLFLWDDGRPMRFYVRPGLTKLRLAPLLLAGGGRLCRIQEPDAVLLAQAGEQAPGGAVSAEYVTECIKRNQRLPLEPFRLPAAPPPPPAASPRGRLAFTEAEDAALLQAVRGRGGRRVGGRALWKELERAGLTRHSWQAMRDRYLRHLRPLRGGEQGAADGARGERRRRRPGPGSHRPSLPAEPKQAEEERARGMGIFEAANREFESDESESDTSDALEELPTQVGGGKPPGETASGLETGMEDCAFPGTQLQREDRPRSTCSSSSVVGEVVKTMRHFMERFNVDLFTVTQAFLKNTGEVETTSYFLQTGQRLDGYPVWSREDDLELQKDDEHVRSKLIAKFGAENVAKRVAFRRS, encoded by the exons ATGGCGGCGCGCGGGAAAGCGGAGGCAGGGCGCTCGCGGCAGCTGTTCCTGTGGGACGACGGGAGGCCGATGCGCTTCTACGTGCGGCCCGGGCTGACCAAGCTGCGCCTGGCGCCCCTGCTGctggcgggcggcgggcggctgTGCCGCATCCAGGAGCCGGACGCCGTGCTCCTGGCGCAGGCCGGCGAGCAGGCGCCCGGCGGGGCCGTCTCCGCCGAGTACGTGACGGAGTGCATAAAGCGCAACCAGCGCCTGCCGCTGGAGCCCTTCCGGCtgcccgccgcgccgcccccgccgcccgccgcctcGCCGCGCGGCCGCCTCGCCTTCACGGAGGCGGAGGACGCGGCGCTGCTGCAGGCCGTGCGCGGGCGGGGCGGGAGGCGGGTGGGCGGCAGGGCGCTGTGGAAGGAGCTGGAGCGGGCCGGCCTGACGCGGCACTCCTGGCAGGCCATGCGCGACCGCTACCTGCGGCACTTGAGGCCGCTGCGCGGGGGTGAGCAGGGGGCGGCCGATGGGGCCcggggggagcggcggcggcggcggcccgggCCCGGCAGCCATCGCCCGTCTCTTCCCGCAGAGCCCAAGCAGGCGGAGGAGGAGCGCGCACGAGGCATGGGCATTTTCGAGGCAGCGAATCGGGAGTTTGAAAGCGACGAG TCGGAAAGTGACACCTCAGATGCTTTAGAAGAACTTCCTACACAAGTTGGAGGGGGAAAGCCTCCAGGTGAAACAGCATCTGGTTTGGAGACTGGGATGGAGGACTGTGCTTTCCCTGGCACTCAGTTACAAAGGGAAGACAGACCAAGAAGCACTTGCTCTTCTTCCAGTGTGGTGGGAGAAGTAGTGAAAACTATGCGGCACTTCATGGAAAGGTTTAACGTGGACCTGTTCACTGTTACACAGGCCTTTCTGAAAAACACTGGTGAAGTGGAGACTACATCATACTTTCTGCAGACAGGGCAGCGTTTGGATGGATACCCCGTGTGGAGCAGAGAGGACGATTTAGAATTGCAAAAGGATGATGAGCATGTTAGAAGTAAATTGATAGCAAAATTTGGAGCTGAAAATGTAGCAAAGCGAGTAGCATTTAGGAGAAGTTAG